The Deltaproteobacteria bacterium genome has a window encoding:
- a CDS encoding FliM/FliN family flagellar motor switch protein → HLDKEEFEKSVPSEKGEIAVKGGDFVDEAVHMSEDMPVKLVAVLGKKNILLKDLLRLKVGQSIDLERAPNEFVDLMANGKLVARGELVEIDGKLGVRIIKMLK, encoded by the coding sequence CATCTCGACAAGGAGGAATTTGAAAAAAGCGTTCCCTCTGAGAAAGGGGAGATTGCTGTAAAAGGGGGCGATTTTGTTGATGAAGCGGTTCATATGTCCGAAGATATGCCCGTGAAATTGGTGGCTGTATTGGGGAAGAAAAATATTTTGCTCAAAGATTTGCTTCGTCTCAAAGTGGGGCAGTCGATCGATTTGGAAAGGGCCCCCAACGAATTTGTCGATTTGATGGCCAACGGGAAACTGGTGGCCAGAGGGGAATTAGTCGAGATTGACGGAAAATTAGGTGTGCGCATCA